Proteins from one Rubripirellula tenax genomic window:
- the lepA gene encoding translation elongation factor 4 — protein sequence MKLIRNFCIIAHIDHGKSTLADRLIQACGGVTLREFHDQMLDSMDIERERGITIKSNTVTLSYTAKDGLTYQLNLIDTPGHVDFSHEVRRSLMACEGALMVVDASQGVEAQTVANLYLALEYDLELLPVINKIDLPAADVDRVREEIDADLGLDPFAAIPVSAKTGQGIEDVLEGIVKHLPPPKGDPEAPLKALIFDAFFDKYRGVILQCRVMDGTLMPRDVIHFMHTERDFTVDELGYNQFKLNPKEKLAAGEVGYIVAGVKTVQDIEIGDTITLLDRKASAPIPGYQPARQVVFSSVYPMSTDEYQDLTKALEKLSINDAALTFEKDSSAALGFGFRCGFLGLLHLDVIQERLQREFDIGLVISAPSVKYKLTLKDGTVIDVDNPSYWPDPSTIDSASEPYIKAQILTPEEYVGPVMELCRDHRSESQTMNYLSAGRVEVTSEMPLGEVLFDFYGKLKMITRGYGSFDYVPIEYRKTDIVKVDILVNKEPIDALAYLVHRDKSRARALHYCEQLAEAIPRHQFKIPIQGAIGGTIIARATIAPFRKDVTAKLYGGDVTRKKKLLEKQKKGKAKMKQFGSVNIPQKAFVSVLRADKD from the coding sequence ATGAAACTCATTCGCAACTTCTGCATCATCGCTCACATCGACCACGGCAAATCGACGCTAGCCGACCGTTTGATCCAAGCATGCGGAGGCGTGACGCTGCGTGAATTTCACGACCAGATGCTCGACTCGATGGACATCGAGCGGGAGCGCGGGATAACGATCAAAAGCAATACGGTGACGCTGTCCTATACAGCAAAGGACGGGCTGACGTATCAGCTGAACTTGATCGACACGCCAGGACACGTCGATTTCTCTCACGAAGTTCGTCGTTCACTGATGGCTTGCGAGGGAGCGTTGATGGTGGTCGACGCGTCACAGGGCGTTGAGGCTCAAACAGTCGCCAACCTCTATTTGGCGCTCGAGTACGATCTTGAACTGCTTCCCGTCATCAACAAAATTGACTTGCCGGCTGCTGATGTTGATCGCGTGCGCGAAGAAATCGATGCCGACTTGGGGCTCGATCCGTTCGCGGCAATTCCGGTTTCTGCGAAAACGGGGCAGGGTATCGAAGATGTTCTTGAAGGGATCGTGAAGCACCTGCCGCCTCCCAAGGGCGATCCGGAAGCTCCTTTGAAAGCGCTGATCTTCGATGCATTCTTCGACAAGTATCGCGGAGTGATTCTGCAGTGCCGCGTGATGGACGGTACGCTGATGCCTCGCGACGTGATTCACTTCATGCATACCGAACGTGACTTTACCGTCGATGAACTCGGCTACAACCAATTCAAGCTGAACCCGAAAGAAAAACTGGCTGCGGGTGAAGTGGGCTACATCGTCGCGGGCGTCAAGACGGTTCAAGACATCGAGATCGGCGACACCATCACGCTACTCGATCGCAAAGCGTCGGCGCCCATTCCGGGATACCAACCGGCCCGACAGGTTGTGTTCTCGTCTGTCTACCCGATGAGCACCGATGAATACCAGGACCTGACCAAGGCTCTCGAAAAACTTTCGATCAACGATGCCGCGTTGACATTTGAAAAAGACAGTTCGGCTGCGTTGGGTTTCGGATTCCGCTGTGGATTTCTTGGCCTATTGCACCTGGACGTCATCCAAGAACGTTTGCAACGCGAGTTTGACATCGGCTTGGTGATCTCGGCGCCTTCGGTCAAATACAAATTGACGTTGAAGGACGGAACCGTCATCGACGTGGACAACCCCAGCTATTGGCCGGACCCGTCGACGATCGATTCAGCTTCCGAACCCTATATCAAAGCCCAAATACTTACCCCGGAAGAGTATGTTGGTCCTGTGATGGAACTTTGCCGCGATCATCGCAGCGAAAGCCAAACGATGAACTATTTGTCGGCCGGACGGGTCGAAGTGACCAGCGAGATGCCACTTGGCGAAGTGCTGTTCGATTTTTATGGCAAGCTGAAAATGATCACTCGCGGTTACGGTTCGTTCGATTACGTGCCGATCGAATATCGCAAAACGGACATCGTGAAAGTTGACATTCTGGTCAACAAGGAACCGATCGATGCATTGGCGTACTTGGTTCACCGCGACAAGTCACGAGCACGTGCCTTGCACTACTGTGAACAACTGGCCGAAGCGATTCCTCGGCACCAATTCAAGATTCCGATTCAGGGTGCCATCGGTGGAACCATCATCGCGCGTGCGACGATCGCGCCCTTTCGCAAAGACGTGACTGCAAAACTCTATGGCGGCGACGTGACACGAAAGAAGAAGTTGCTGGAGAAGCAGAAAAAGGGTAAGGCAAAGATGAAACAGTTCGGTAGCGTCAACATTCCTCAGAA